In Geotalea uraniireducens, one genomic interval encodes:
- a CDS encoding ChaN family lipoprotein, translating to MGRRAKMVVPLAVLAAVILLAVASRGHDLIVRVKDNREIPFHEMVREIKAARLVYVGEIHDVQADHDFQLRVIRALAEAGVPLAIGMEMFTAESQEALDRWTAGALAEKEFREVYYRNWQMPWHFYGAILCYAREKRIPVVGLNIPREIARKVARHGFASLAPEEKARLVPNVTCDVNSAYMEMVRRAYADHAPEKDLFRNFCEAQQLWNKSMAFHIVRFARRNPGRTMVVITGAGHAIRGGIPAEVAGDDPALGGWVILPDSRAHRGEVTVADADYLWLTH from the coding sequence ATGGGGAGAAGGGCCAAAATGGTCGTGCCGCTGGCGGTGCTGGCGGCGGTCATTCTGCTGGCGGTGGCGAGCCGCGGTCATGATCTGATCGTCCGGGTAAAGGATAACCGGGAAATCCCGTTCCATGAGATGGTCCGGGAGATCAAGGCGGCCCGCTTGGTCTATGTCGGCGAGATCCATGACGTCCAGGCCGATCACGATTTTCAGCTACGGGTCATCCGGGCGTTGGCAGAGGCCGGGGTGCCGCTGGCCATCGGCATGGAGATGTTCACCGCCGAGAGCCAGGAGGCGCTCGACCGGTGGACGGCCGGAGCATTGGCCGAAAAAGAGTTTCGCGAGGTGTATTACCGAAACTGGCAGATGCCGTGGCATTTTTACGGCGCAATTCTGTGCTATGCCCGGGAGAAGCGGATACCGGTGGTCGGCTTGAACATTCCCCGGGAGATCGCCCGCAAGGTGGCCCGCCACGGCTTTGCCTCCCTTGCCCCCGAAGAAAAGGCGCGGCTTGTCCCCAACGTGACCTGTGACGTGAATTCGGCGTATATGGAGATGGTGCGGCGGGCCTATGCCGACCACGCCCCGGAGAAGGACCTTTTCCGGAATTTCTGCGAAGCGCAGCAGCTCTGGAACAAATCGATGGCTTTCCACATCGTCCGCTTCGCCCGACGCAATCCGGGGCGGACGATGGTGGTGATTACTGGGGCGGGGCATGCTATCCGGGGGGGGATTCCCGCCGAGGTTGCCGGGGATGATCCGGCGCTCGGCGGCTGGGTCATCCTTCCCGACTCACGGGCCCACCGGGGCGAGGTAACGGTGGCCGACGCCGATTATCTCTGGCTGACCCATTGA
- a CDS encoding M1 family metallopeptidase, with the protein MKPLLLLIVILFASLPLPACSTPSSFGVERQELRVRLDPEHQLLTGETLLQLSGEPAVALSLTLNPAAEIDRVAVAGQPAHFRRTGDLLVVELPERSPAPQVTVSYHCRFADRAPAHPVATEDPTYGVSGTISPQGTYLGSDAEWYPVPPVRPGRRTLTLIAPAGTEAISAGRRIARTTAAGVTSSTWEEEHPVETLALSAGPYRIEERQLGSLPLYTYFLADDAPLADSYLAASARYLAEDDRRFGTYPFEKFAVVENFFPTGYGFPSYTLIGGTVIRLPFIIDTSLPHEIAHNWWGNGVLVDYRRGNWSEGLVTYLADYHQEERQSPRAARGYRFRILADYASLVGPGADFPLRQFVSRSDPASRSIGYGKGAMLFHMIRRRIGNKAFEAALREVFRDKCFQRASWDDFTRAFSRAAGEELTPFVAQWLDRPGGPRLSFAGVTRQRRGVEWEVRGTVRQEGTPYAVPLTIRLTAGGESYDRTLQLASAATPFAFRVPAAPERLLLDPEVDLFRLLAADELPATVNRLKGSRALTVVVATGYEAYEPLLRLLLRSLGREDAVLVREGALSTAALANRDLLLCGIPRAAGLLPVLPAEVKAAPAGFTVDGVRYAAPGDALFVAGNRLRSSERVAALFLPRSLAAAEACALKITHYGRYSLLVFSAGENRRKETVPPVAGAGTVVF; encoded by the coding sequence ATGAAACCGCTCCTTTTGCTCATCGTTATCCTTTTCGCCAGCCTGCCGTTGCCGGCCTGTTCCACGCCGAGCTCCTTCGGCGTGGAACGCCAGGAGCTCCGGGTCCGCCTCGATCCCGAGCACCAGCTCCTGACTGGCGAGACCCTGCTGCAGCTGAGCGGTGAGCCGGCCGTCGCCCTGTCCCTGACGCTCAATCCGGCGGCCGAGATCGACCGGGTCGCCGTGGCCGGCCAGCCGGCCCACTTCCGGCGTACCGGCGACCTGCTGGTGGTGGAGCTGCCGGAACGAAGCCCGGCGCCGCAGGTGACGGTCAGCTATCATTGCCGCTTCGCCGACCGGGCGCCGGCGCATCCGGTGGCCACCGAGGATCCGACCTACGGGGTCAGCGGCACGATCTCGCCGCAGGGGACTTACCTCGGCAGCGATGCCGAATGGTATCCCGTGCCGCCGGTCCGCCCCGGTCGCCGTACCCTGACGCTGATCGCTCCCGCCGGGACCGAAGCGATCAGCGCCGGCCGGCGGATTGCCCGCACGACGGCGGCGGGGGTGACCAGTTCCACCTGGGAAGAGGAACACCCGGTGGAGACGCTCGCCCTGTCGGCCGGACCCTACCGGATCGAGGAACGGCAACTCGGCTCGCTGCCGCTCTATACCTACTTTCTTGCCGACGATGCCCCCCTGGCGGACAGCTATCTTGCCGCGTCGGCGCGCTACCTCGCCGAGGACGACCGCCGCTTCGGTACCTATCCCTTCGAAAAATTCGCCGTGGTGGAAAACTTCTTCCCGACCGGCTATGGCTTCCCTTCCTATACGCTGATCGGCGGTACGGTGATCCGGCTGCCGTTCATCATCGATACCAGCCTCCCGCACGAAATCGCCCACAACTGGTGGGGCAACGGCGTCCTGGTCGATTACCGGCGGGGGAACTGGTCGGAAGGGCTGGTCACCTATCTGGCCGATTACCACCAGGAGGAGCGGCAGTCGCCCCGGGCGGCGCGGGGGTACCGGTTCCGCATCCTGGCCGACTACGCCTCGCTCGTCGGACCGGGGGCCGATTTCCCGCTCCGCCAGTTCGTCAGTCGCAGCGATCCCGCCTCCCGGTCGATCGGCTACGGCAAGGGGGCGATGCTCTTCCACATGATCCGGCGGCGGATCGGCAACAAGGCCTTCGAGGCCGCCCTGCGGGAGGTGTTTCGCGATAAATGCTTCCAGCGTGCCTCGTGGGACGACTTTACCCGGGCCTTTTCCCGGGCGGCGGGCGAGGAGCTCACGCCATTCGTTGCCCAGTGGCTCGACCGGCCGGGGGGGCCGCGGCTCAGCTTCGCCGGGGTGACCCGCCAACGCCGGGGAGTGGAGTGGGAGGTGCGGGGTACGGTCCGCCAGGAGGGGACCCCCTATGCGGTTCCGCTGACGATCCGGCTGACGGCGGGGGGGGAGTCTTACGACCGGACTCTGCAGCTGGCATCGGCCGCGACCCCCTTTGCGTTCCGGGTGCCGGCGGCGCCGGAGCGGCTGCTGCTCGACCCGGAGGTCGACCTGTTCCGGCTGCTCGCCGCTGACGAACTGCCGGCCACCGTCAACCGGCTGAAGGGGAGCCGGGCGCTGACCGTGGTGGTCGCCACCGGTTACGAAGCCTACGAGCCGCTGCTCCGGCTGCTGCTGCGCTCGCTCGGCCGGGAGGATGCCGTGCTGGTCCGGGAGGGGGCGCTATCGACCGCTGCTCTGGCCAACCGCGACCTGCTCCTCTGCGGCATCCCGCGTGCGGCCGGCTTGTTGCCGGTTTTGCCGGCGGAGGTGAAAGCCGCGCCGGCCGGGTTTACCGTCGATGGCGTGCGCTATGCAGCGCCGGGCGATGCCCTGTTCGTCGCCGGCAACCGACTGCGGAGCAGCGAGCGGGTGGCCGCGCTGTTCCTCCCCCGGTCGCTGGCCGCCGCCGAGGCCTGCGCCCTGAAGATCACCCACTATGGCCGTTACAGTCTGCTGGTTTTTTCTGCCGGGGAAAACCGGCGCAAAGAAACGGTGCCGCCTGTCGCCGGGGCCGGGACGGTCGTCTTCTGA
- the aroF gene encoding 3-deoxy-7-phosphoheptulonate synthase, with amino-acid sequence MIIVMKAGAAKKDRDEVLKRIKELGYKPHVIHGTTRDVIGAVGDERGKLVLQSIESMHGVENVLPILKPYKLASKEVKLEPSVIEISATVRIGGPEIIVMAGPCSVEGEAQIVETAEAVKAAGARVLRGGAFKPRTSPYSFQGLEEEGLKLLAKARALTGLPIVTEVVNPETAELVAEYADILQIGARNAQNFALLKKVGQLRKPVLLKRGMSMTIQEFLMSAEYVLAEGNQSVILCERGIRTFETATRNTLDLSAIPVLKEKTHLPVVVDPSHGTGDYHYVGPMALAAVAAGADGLIIEVHPDPERASSDGPQSLKPKKFATLMAQLKLVAESVGRTV; translated from the coding sequence ATGATCATTGTCATGAAGGCGGGCGCGGCGAAGAAGGATCGGGACGAAGTGCTCAAGCGGATCAAGGAGCTCGGCTACAAGCCCCACGTCATTCACGGGACGACCCGGGACGTGATCGGGGCGGTCGGCGACGAGCGGGGCAAACTGGTCCTCCAGTCGATCGAGTCGATGCATGGGGTGGAGAATGTGCTGCCGATTCTCAAGCCGTACAAGCTGGCATCCAAGGAGGTCAAACTGGAACCGAGCGTGATCGAGATTTCCGCAACGGTGCGGATTGGCGGCCCTGAGATCATCGTCATGGCCGGCCCCTGCTCGGTGGAGGGTGAGGCGCAGATCGTCGAGACGGCGGAGGCGGTCAAGGCTGCCGGAGCGCGGGTACTGCGCGGCGGAGCGTTCAAGCCGCGGACCTCACCCTACTCGTTCCAGGGGTTGGAGGAGGAGGGGCTGAAGCTGCTTGCCAAGGCACGGGCGCTCACCGGGCTGCCGATCGTCACCGAGGTGGTCAATCCGGAAACCGCCGAGCTGGTCGCCGAGTATGCCGACATCCTGCAGATCGGCGCCCGTAACGCCCAGAACTTCGCCCTGCTCAAGAAGGTGGGACAGCTCCGGAAGCCGGTTCTCCTCAAACGGGGGATGTCGATGACTATCCAGGAATTCCTGATGAGCGCCGAGTACGTCCTGGCGGAGGGGAACCAGTCGGTGATCCTCTGCGAACGGGGGATTCGCACCTTCGAGACCGCCACCCGCAACACCCTCGACCTGTCGGCCATCCCGGTCCTCAAGGAGAAGACCCACCTGCCGGTGGTGGTCGACCCGTCCCACGGCACCGGCGATTACCACTACGTCGGGCCGATGGCGCTGGCCGCGGTGGCCGCCGGCGCCGACGGCCTGATCATCGAGGTCCATCCCGATCCCGAGCGGGCCTCGTCCGACGGCCCCCAATCGCTGAAGCCGAAAAAGTTCGCCACCCTGATGGCCCAGCTGAAGCTGGTGGCCGAATCGGTGGGCCGGACGGTGTAG
- a CDS encoding YqaA family protein produces the protein MEQLIASHSYPALFLLSFLASTLLPLGSEWLLVLLVLRRGDPLLAVAVATAGNYLGACTTYLIGLYGGTLLVRRVLRIDEAAEDRAKRVYRRYGAWSLLFSWLPVVGDPLCLVGGLLRVGFGRFSLLVGSGKLLRYAAVAWLTLQSN, from the coding sequence ATGGAGCAGCTGATCGCCAGCCACAGTTATCCGGCCCTCTTTCTCCTCAGCTTCCTCGCCTCGACCCTGCTCCCGCTCGGGTCGGAGTGGCTGCTGGTGCTGCTGGTGCTGCGCCGCGGCGACCCGCTGCTGGCGGTCGCCGTCGCCACCGCCGGCAACTATCTCGGCGCCTGCACCACCTACCTGATCGGCCTTTACGGCGGGACGCTGCTGGTCCGCCGGGTATTGCGGATCGACGAAGCGGCCGAGGATCGGGCGAAGCGCGTGTACCGGCGTTACGGCGCCTGGTCGCTGCTCTTCTCCTGGCTGCCGGTGGTCGGCGACCCGCTCTGCCTGGTCGGCGGCCTGCTCCGGGTCGGCTTCGGCCGCTTTTCCCTGCTGGTCGGCAGCGGCAAACTGCTCCGCTACGCCGCCGTCGCCTGGCTGACACTGCAGAGCAACTGA
- a CDS encoding vWA domain-containing protein: protein MSDTILENAIVRLLKRRPFYGQFLLGLRRLEGETAAPLGVTIRDGVPTLTVSPRFAAAPPAIQEGLLEHVIKHLLHLHMSRRKGRHAGDWDIACDLAINPTIAQLPAEAYLPASFALPDGLAAEEYYAQLVDPFDLGGLDGAGIGDAARDEGGKSGAGRDEMPAGELVDDHCQWDDAESTPLRLAEEVVRGLTRDAWQKCDGEVPADIRRVVEGLLRPSPIPWRQILRQFVAAAGRTGRETTWMKEHRRFAHVTPGSRKKRRLNLLIGIDVSDSTNIVALREAFAHELVRISRGREAQLTVLYANSRVQRIETFRGSTAVAEVYHGGGFTDLRPVFDYARTMQPRPAAVIYLTDGIGPVPERMEFPTLWVLTSDGEKPAPWGVAMRLEV, encoded by the coding sequence ATGTCCGATACAATACTCGAAAACGCCATCGTCCGTTTGCTGAAGCGCCGCCCCTTCTACGGCCAGTTCCTGCTCGGCCTCCGCCGGCTGGAAGGGGAGACCGCCGCACCGCTCGGCGTCACCATCCGCGACGGCGTGCCGACCCTGACCGTCTCCCCCCGCTTTGCCGCTGCACCGCCGGCGATCCAGGAAGGGCTTTTGGAACACGTCATCAAGCACCTCCTCCATCTACACATGTCCCGCCGCAAGGGACGTCACGCCGGCGACTGGGACATCGCCTGCGACCTGGCGATCAACCCGACGATTGCACAACTGCCGGCCGAGGCCTACCTGCCCGCGTCGTTCGCCCTTCCCGACGGCCTGGCAGCCGAGGAATACTATGCCCAACTGGTCGACCCCTTCGACCTCGGCGGCCTCGACGGCGCCGGCATCGGCGACGCCGCCCGGGATGAAGGGGGAAAGAGCGGCGCCGGCCGCGACGAAATGCCGGCCGGGGAACTGGTCGACGACCACTGCCAATGGGACGACGCCGAGAGCACCCCGCTCCGGCTGGCGGAAGAGGTGGTGCGGGGGCTGACCCGCGACGCCTGGCAAAAGTGCGACGGCGAGGTGCCGGCCGACATCCGCCGGGTGGTCGAAGGGCTGCTTCGGCCATCGCCGATCCCCTGGCGCCAAATCCTCCGCCAGTTCGTCGCCGCCGCCGGGCGGACCGGCCGGGAAACCACCTGGATGAAGGAGCACCGCCGGTTCGCCCACGTCACGCCGGGAAGTCGCAAGAAACGTCGGCTGAACCTGCTGATCGGCATCGACGTCAGCGACTCCACCAATATCGTCGCCCTCCGCGAGGCCTTCGCCCACGAGCTGGTCCGGATCTCCCGGGGGCGGGAGGCGCAGCTGACCGTGCTCTACGCCAACAGCCGCGTCCAGCGGATCGAGACCTTCCGGGGGAGTACCGCCGTCGCCGAGGTCTATCACGGCGGCGGCTTCACCGATCTCCGGCCGGTATTCGATTATGCCAGGACCATGCAGCCGCGCCCGGCGGCGGTGATCTACCTGACCGACGGCATCGGCCCAGTGCCGGAACGGATGGAGTTCCCCACCCTCTGGGTATTGACCAGCGACGGCGAAAAACCGGCTCCCTGGGGAGTGGCAATGAGACTGGAGGTATGA
- a CDS encoding methyl-accepting chemotaxis protein produces the protein MQIFHNLRIRGKFMIIICSLTIPIAILLYLLVAEKNIAIDFAAKEISGDRYLRPLYQLLVTVPRYHLDAGTPAAGADRERVATALQELETTERALGGPLKTGEKYDALLAAWKPLAEQPADRQAFTATYQNIQALISQVGDTSNLILDPDLDSYYAMDATLLKLPAIEDILCQLIIHARESLTAGTVSADAKTRFVVLLGQLRFNIGELQRGMGVAYANNGAGNLKPKVGPLLEATVAAVNGVADTIEKEIIAGDRPTIDAAAFESRTVAAVTKASELWQQSIGELDLLLGLRIAGFQQKKYFAIAWVSVILVASIILSLFMVRNIAQRLAAVALSLSEVAGGNLAIQVADPARDEVGDLCRALGETVSALRGLVELTVHSSHEVATVVSGLEEGARSTVRELEQQCVQASQAATAVEEMSQTIDEIAQGARNVSGHSQEAIGATENGRGVTSDTTGAIKRIHDATGGLAAMIEQLNGSTAEIGEIVSVIEDIADQTNLLALNAAIEAARAGEMGRGFAVVADEVRALAEKTVRATAEISRRIETVQADAGRTAKTMESALGEVAVASDHIRRLEEVFVSIDGKVQSVNDQIAHIAVAIDQQSTVSQEVSHNIEQTSSSARAVEQVSRSVLGTVETLKQTAASLVSTTARFRMG, from the coding sequence ATGCAGATTTTTCACAACTTGCGGATTCGCGGTAAATTCATGATCATCATCTGTTCGTTGACCATCCCGATTGCGATTCTGCTCTACCTGCTCGTCGCCGAAAAGAACATCGCCATCGACTTCGCCGCCAAGGAGATCAGCGGCGATCGCTATCTCCGGCCGCTCTACCAGCTGCTCGTCACCGTTCCCCGCTACCACCTCGATGCCGGCACCCCGGCGGCCGGGGCGGACCGGGAGCGGGTTGCCACCGCACTGCAGGAGCTGGAAACCACGGAGCGGGCCCTGGGAGGGCCGCTCAAGACCGGCGAAAAGTATGACGCCCTGCTTGCCGCCTGGAAACCGCTGGCGGAGCAGCCGGCGGACCGCCAGGCATTTACCGCCACCTACCAGAACATCCAGGCGCTCATCTCCCAGGTGGGAGACACCTCCAACCTGATCCTCGATCCCGACCTCGACAGCTACTACGCCATGGACGCCACCTTGCTCAAGCTGCCGGCCATCGAGGACATCCTCTGCCAGCTGATCATTCATGCCCGGGAGAGCCTGACCGCCGGCACGGTGTCGGCCGACGCCAAGACCCGCTTCGTGGTGCTGCTCGGCCAGCTCCGTTTCAATATCGGCGAACTGCAGCGCGGCATGGGGGTGGCCTACGCCAACAACGGCGCCGGCAACCTCAAGCCGAAGGTCGGGCCGCTACTTGAGGCAACCGTGGCTGCCGTCAACGGTGTGGCCGACACCATCGAGAAAGAGATCATCGCCGGCGACCGGCCGACCATCGACGCCGCAGCATTCGAAAGCCGGACCGTCGCCGCCGTGACCAAGGCCAGCGAGCTGTGGCAGCAGAGCATCGGCGAACTCGATCTGTTGCTCGGCCTGCGGATCGCCGGTTTCCAGCAGAAGAAGTATTTCGCCATCGCCTGGGTAAGCGTCATCCTGGTCGCCAGCATCATCCTGTCACTGTTCATGGTTCGGAACATCGCCCAGCGGCTGGCAGCCGTCGCCCTGTCGCTCAGCGAAGTAGCCGGAGGAAACCTGGCAATCCAGGTTGCCGATCCGGCCCGGGACGAAGTCGGCGACCTCTGCCGGGCGCTCGGAGAAACCGTCAGCGCTCTGCGCGGCCTGGTGGAGCTGACCGTCCACTCCTCCCACGAGGTAGCGACGGTGGTCAGCGGCCTGGAAGAAGGGGCCCGCTCGACCGTCCGGGAGCTGGAGCAGCAGTGCGTCCAGGCGAGCCAGGCAGCCACGGCGGTGGAGGAGATGAGCCAGACCATCGATGAGATCGCCCAGGGGGCGCGGAACGTCTCCGGCCACTCCCAGGAGGCGATCGGTGCCACCGAAAACGGCCGCGGCGTCACCAGCGACACTACCGGGGCGATCAAGCGCATCCACGACGCCACCGGCGGGCTGGCGGCAATGATCGAACAGTTGAACGGCAGTACCGCCGAGATTGGCGAGATCGTCTCGGTGATCGAAGACATCGCCGACCAGACCAACCTGCTGGCCCTCAACGCCGCCATCGAGGCGGCCCGCGCCGGCGAAATGGGCCGGGGGTTCGCGGTAGTCGCCGACGAGGTTCGGGCACTGGCGGAAAAGACCGTCCGGGCCACCGCCGAGATTTCCCGGCGGATCGAAACGGTGCAGGCCGATGCCGGCCGGACGGCCAAAACGATGGAAAGCGCCCTCGGCGAAGTGGCGGTCGCCTCCGATCACATCCGCCGGCTCGAAGAGGTCTTTGTCAGCATCGACGGCAAGGTGCAGTCGGTCAACGACCAGATCGCCCACATCGCCGTGGCGATCGACCAGCAGTCGACCGTTTCCCAGGAAGTGTCGCACAACATCGAACAGACCTCCAGCTCGGCCCGGGCGGTGGAACAAGTATCGCGCAGCGTGCTCGGCACGGTAGAGACACTGAAGCAGACCGCCGCCAGTCTGGTGTCGACCACCGCCCGCTTCCGGATGGGCTAG
- a CDS encoding DUF2284 domain-containing protein yields MADQALLQKLFQEGGGRDFRWIDPAEIVVGQWVRLKCMFGCSDYGRNASCPPNTPSVAECRDFFREYRLGAIFHFAKRLDDPEERHGWSRELNRQLLELERSVFVAGYQKAFLMFMDNCKLCRECARSRANCRNQKHARPSAEAMAVDVFATVAKFGYPIEVLGSYGEEMNRYAFLLIE; encoded by the coding sequence ATGGCGGATCAGGCGTTGCTGCAGAAACTGTTTCAGGAAGGCGGGGGACGTGATTTCCGCTGGATCGACCCCGCCGAGATCGTCGTCGGCCAGTGGGTGCGGCTGAAGTGCATGTTCGGCTGCAGCGACTACGGCCGGAACGCCTCCTGTCCGCCCAACACCCCTTCGGTGGCCGAGTGCCGCGACTTTTTCCGCGAATACCGCCTCGGGGCGATCTTCCACTTCGCCAAACGGCTCGACGACCCGGAGGAACGGCACGGCTGGTCGCGGGAGCTGAACCGGCAGCTCTTGGAACTGGAGCGGTCGGTCTTCGTCGCCGGCTATCAGAAGGCCTTCCTGATGTTCATGGACAACTGCAAGCTCTGCCGGGAATGCGCCCGCAGCCGCGCCAACTGCCGCAATCAGAAGCATGCCCGCCCCTCGGCCGAGGCGATGGCAGTCGACGTCTTCGCCACCGTCGCCAAGTTCGGCTACCCGATCGAAGTGCTCGGCAGCTACGGCGAAGAAATGAACCGCTACGCCTTCCTGCTGATCGAATAG
- a CDS encoding MFS transporter, whose translation MGANDQLEKVGERLRLMLRALHSRNYRLFFAGQSVSLVGTWMQQVAMSWLVYRLTGSALLLGVVGFASQIPTFLLAPVAGVLADRWRRRPLLIATQTLAMVQAAVLAAFVLAGTIPIWLIIVLSALLGVVNAFDIPIRQSFVVEMVEKKEDLGNAIALNSSMVNGARLIGPSIAGILVATLGEGVCFLINAASYLAVIIALAAMRLRPVPPRPGRKHVLHELREGFGYAFDFKPIRYILMLLGLISLMGMPYVVLMPIFAKEVLHGGAHTFGFLMASAGIGAFGSTLYLASRRSVLGLGRVIAVAAGVFGLGVAGFALSRSLVLSPLFLALAGFGAMAQIASSNTILQTIVDDDKRGRVMSFFTMSFMGATPIGSLLAGAVADRLGAQNTLLLGGLACLLGGVLFGRQLRHLRPLVRPIYARLGIIPEVAAGMQAAADLTSPPEDP comes from the coding sequence ATGGGGGCGAATGATCAGCTGGAGAAGGTTGGAGAACGGCTGCGGCTGATGCTGCGGGCGCTGCATTCCCGGAACTACCGGTTGTTTTTCGCCGGCCAGAGCGTCTCGCTGGTTGGCACCTGGATGCAGCAGGTGGCGATGAGCTGGCTCGTCTACCGGCTGACCGGCTCGGCGCTCCTGCTTGGCGTCGTTGGCTTTGCCAGCCAGATTCCGACCTTCCTCCTGGCGCCGGTGGCCGGGGTGTTGGCCGACCGCTGGCGGCGCCGGCCGCTGCTGATCGCTACCCAGACACTGGCCATGGTCCAGGCGGCGGTGCTGGCGGCCTTCGTCCTGGCCGGTACGATCCCGATCTGGCTGATCATCGTGCTGAGCGCGCTGCTGGGGGTGGTCAATGCCTTCGACATCCCGATCCGTCAGTCGTTCGTGGTGGAGATGGTGGAGAAAAAGGAAGACCTGGGGAATGCCATCGCCCTCAACTCGTCGATGGTCAACGGCGCTCGGCTGATCGGCCCGTCCATTGCCGGAATCCTGGTCGCCACCCTCGGCGAAGGAGTCTGCTTCCTGATCAATGCCGCCAGCTACCTGGCAGTGATCATCGCCCTCGCGGCAATGCGGCTCCGGCCGGTGCCGCCGCGTCCCGGCCGGAAGCATGTCCTCCACGAGTTGCGCGAGGGGTTCGGCTACGCCTTCGATTTCAAGCCGATCCGCTACATCCTGATGCTGCTCGGCCTGATCAGCCTGATGGGGATGCCGTACGTGGTGCTGATGCCGATCTTCGCCAAGGAGGTCCTCCATGGTGGCGCCCATACCTTCGGCTTCCTGATGGCTTCGGCCGGGATCGGCGCCTTCGGCAGCACCCTCTACCTCGCTTCCCGCAGGAGTGTCCTCGGCCTCGGCCGGGTGATCGCGGTGGCCGCCGGCGTCTTCGGTCTCGGCGTAGCCGGTTTCGCGCTCTCCCGCTCGCTGGTCCTCTCGCCGTTGTTTCTTGCCCTGGCCGGCTTCGGCGCCATGGCCCAGATTGCCTCCAGCAACACCATTCTCCAGACGATCGTCGACGACGACAAGCGGGGGCGGGTGATGAGCTTCTTCACCATGTCGTTCATGGGGGCGACGCCGATCGGCAGCCTGCTGGCCGGCGCGGTGGCCGACCGGCTCGGCGCCCAGAATACCCTGCTGCTCGGCGGGCTCGCCTGCCTGCTCGGCGGGGTGCTCTTCGGCCGGCAGCTGCGGCATCTGCGGCCACTGGTCCGGCCGATCTACGCCCGGCTCGGCATCATTCCCGAGGTAGCGGCGGGGATGCAGGCGGCGGCAGACCTCACGTCCCCCCCCGAAGACCCTTAG
- a CDS encoding DUF554 domain-containing protein produces the protein MILTGTIANVATICAGALIGRYAGRFVPAQTRRTVMAGLGLTVLLIGLQLALKSRQPLLVIGGLIIGGVLGELLQIEARLENFGRWLQERYAGAGNIAEGFVTASLLYCVGAMAIMGSLQDGLGGKPSILYAKAALDGVASIALASTLGIGVLFAALPVALYQGGITLAAEVAKGVLTEPVIVEMNAAGGLLIVAIALDMLELKRIPVGNLLPAVFVVVGLAWACGLA, from the coding sequence ATGATTCTCACCGGAACCATCGCCAACGTCGCCACCATCTGCGCCGGCGCCCTGATCGGTCGCTATGCCGGCCGTTTCGTCCCCGCCCAAACCCGCCGGACGGTGATGGCCGGGCTAGGACTGACCGTCCTGCTGATCGGCCTGCAACTGGCCCTGAAGAGCCGCCAGCCGCTGCTGGTAATCGGCGGGCTGATCATCGGCGGCGTACTCGGCGAGCTGCTGCAGATCGAAGCGCGGCTGGAAAATTTCGGCCGCTGGCTGCAGGAACGCTATGCCGGCGCCGGCAACATCGCCGAAGGCTTCGTTACCGCCAGCCTCCTCTACTGCGTCGGCGCCATGGCGATCATGGGCTCCTTGCAGGACGGCCTCGGCGGCAAGCCCTCCATCCTCTACGCCAAAGCCGCCCTCGACGGCGTCGCTTCCATCGCCCTCGCCTCGACCCTCGGCATCGGCGTGCTGTTCGCCGCCCTGCCGGTGGCCCTCTATCAGGGGGGGATCACCCTGGCCGCCGAGGTGGCCAAGGGGGTGCTGACCGAACCGGTGATCGTCGAGATGAACGCCGCCGGCGGCCTGCTGATCGTCGCCATCGCCCTCGACATGCTGGAGCTGAAGCGCATCCCGGTCGGCAACCTGCTGCCGGCGGTCTTCGTCGTTGTCGGGCTTGCCTGGGCGTGTGGCCTCGCCTGA
- a CDS encoding DJ-1/PfpI family protein, which produces MATKKILMLVGDYVEDYEVMVPFQALQLVGHQVHAACPGKKAGEFVRTAIHDFEGDQTYSEKRGHNFTLNATFADLRPEDYDALVIPGGRAPEYIRLNEDVLAAVRHFATAGKPIAAVCHGAQLLAAAGVLKGRQCNGYPAVAPEIRSAGGSWVELPMDGAHTDGNLVTAPAWPAHPAWLAAFLKLLGTKIEP; this is translated from the coding sequence ATGGCAACGAAGAAGATTCTGATGCTGGTGGGTGATTACGTGGAAGATTACGAAGTGATGGTCCCCTTCCAGGCGCTGCAGCTGGTCGGGCATCAGGTGCATGCCGCCTGCCCGGGGAAGAAGGCCGGCGAATTCGTCCGGACGGCCATCCACGACTTCGAAGGGGACCAGACCTACAGCGAGAAGCGCGGCCACAACTTCACCCTCAACGCCACCTTCGCCGACCTCCGCCCGGAAGATTACGACGCCCTGGTCATCCCCGGCGGCCGCGCCCCCGAATACATCCGGCTCAACGAAGACGTGCTGGCGGCTGTCCGCCACTTCGCCACGGCCGGCAAGCCGATCGCCGCCGTCTGCCACGGCGCCCAGCTCCTGGCGGCGGCCGGCGTCCTCAAGGGGCGGCAGTGCAACGGCTACCCGGCGGTAGCCCCGGAAATCCGCAGCGCCGGCGGCAGCTGGGTCGAACTCCCGATGGACGGCGCCCACACCGACGGCAACCTGGTCACCGCCCCGGCCTGGCCGGCCCACCCCGCCTGGCTGGCCGCCTTCCTGAAGCTGCTTGGGACGAAGATCGAACCGTAA